The Rhipicephalus sanguineus isolate Rsan-2018 chromosome 7, BIME_Rsan_1.4, whole genome shotgun sequence genome includes a window with the following:
- the LOC125759157 gene encoding uncharacterized protein LOC125759157, whose product MGYVFCLVILQNGNRRKLKLATGAYAELLEKLTGIVDVDHENTLIQMFDTDLDDFVDLVPEDKIPNKAKLRVISRSASTVCNAVVATGGQNVASTCPQNL is encoded by the exons ATGGGATACGTATTTTGCCTCGTCATATTACAAAACGGCAACCGGCGAAAGCTGAAGCTGGCGACGGGAGCCTACGCCGAGTTGCTGGAGAAACTGACCGGAATCGTGGATGTCGATCACGAAAACACCCTG ATCCAGATGTTCGACACCGATTTGGACGATTTTGTGGACCTTGTACCTGAAGACAAAAttccaaacaaagcaaagctacGCGTCATCTCGAGGAGCGCTTCAACTGTGTGCAATGCAGTAGTGGCCACTGGTGGGCAGAACGTCGCATCCACTTGTCCACAAAATCTGTGA
- the LOC119400176 gene encoding uncharacterized protein LOC119400176, with product METSEPVIIIEIPRETVTRSDAAVQTMAVGGNGKTGTMAANVTRIQDALCAMQPYSIVNDMQADDAAISPAAAQDKQDYLKFMLPPSFGVWYDAFLQSKRPITRKVRTHIISVLFKACYRTTLYPTSRLYQKVLDSLVAKYPHVIEGKYNRRKWSIALRSRFKNARKNLVVAAAAVKVQRTCGIERLLADADDEHAYAHTQLALASQKTSLSSSGVLSDCEDKSVHEEELGESKNTTAHDAEAKNSSNMEAVPLDSVELCLVSEPTECVKKSEHLEDEESMDCPDYSDAVLEDFTVSDLLGMCTDEKASEALMAQQENRVSLDERENCDEPVEEVSPQEVEPSSKPEQQVDAPSDELDCEVVAQSSKPAQQAEGPLHEHDHMVPVPSSKLEQQVEAPLDEPDHVVLAPGLKPTEQAEVPLHESDRMVLVPNSNPVEQAERHLQEHDHTVLVPSSKPEQQMEAPLNEPNLVGFELPSFGIFDELLRMQVPVSHTMQWHIVFSLFNALSKKTM from the exons ATGGAGACATCTGAACCAGTGAT CATCATCGAAATTCCTAGAGAGACCGTGACCCGCTCAGATGCTGCTGTACAGACCATGGCAGTGGGTGGGAACGGCAAAACTGGAACCATGGCTGC GAACGTCACGCGAATTCAAGACGCATTGTGTGCGATGCAGCCCTACAGCATCGTCAATGACATGCAAGCTGATGATGCTGCCATCAGCCCCGCAGCGGCGCAGGACAAACAAGACTATCTCAAGTTCATGCTGCCTCCTTCCTTCGGTGTCTGGTACGACGCCTTCCTGCAGAGCAAGCGGCCGATCACCAGGAAGGTCAGGACGCACATCATCTCGGTCCTCTTCAAGGCTTGCTACAGGACGACCCT TTATCCGACATCGAGGTTGTACCAAAAAGTACTTGACTCGCTGGTGGCAAAGTACCCCCATGTGATCGAGGGAAAGTACAACAGG CGCAAGTGGTCGATTGCCCTGAGAAGCAGGTTCAAAAATGCACGCAAGAACCTCGTGGTCGCAGCTGCTGCAGTCAAAGTGCAAAGAACATGTGGAATCGAGCGGCTGCTGGCCGACGCTGACGACGAGCACGCCTACGCTCACACACAGCTAGCG CTTGCCAGCCAGAAGACATCATTGAGTTCATCGGGCGTTTTGTCCGACTGCGAGGACAAGTCAGTCCACGAGGAGGAGCTTGGCGAGTCCAAAAACACGACTGCTCACGACGCCGAGGCCAAAAATTCCAGCAATATGGAAGCCGTGCCTTTAGACTCTGTAGAGTTGTGCCTTGTTTCAGAGCCAACGGAATGTGTGAAGAAGAGCGAACACTTGGAGGATGAGGAATCGATGGATTGTCCGGACTATTCCGACGCCGTCCTGGAAGACTTCACCGTGTCTGACCTGCTTGGAATGTGCACTGACGAAAAAGCGTCGGAGGCATTGATGGCACAGCAAGAGAACCGGGTTTCTCTGGACGAAAGAGAAAACTGCGATGAACCAGTAGAGGAAGTCAG CCCTCAAGAGGTTGAGCCAAGCTCAAAGCCCGAGCAACAAGTGGATGCACCTTCGGACGAACTCGACTGTGAAGTTGTTGCACAAAGCTCAAAGCCCGCGCAACAAGCGGAGGGACCTTTGCACGAACATGATCACATGGTTCCTGTACCAAGCTCAAAACTTGAGCAGCAAGTGGAGGCACCTTTGGACGAACCTGACCATGTGGTTCTTGCGCCAGGCTTAAAGCCCACGGAACAAGCAGAGGTGCCTTTGCACGAATCTGACCGCATGGTTCTTGTGCCAAATTCAAATCCCGTGGAGCAAGCAGAGAGGCATCTGCAAGAACATGATCACACTGTTCTTGTGCCCAGCTCAAAGCCCGAGCAGCAAATGGAGGCGCCTTTGAACGAACCCAACCTCGTGGGATTCGAGCTGCCGTCATTTGGCATTTTTGATGAGTTGCTCCGTATGCAGGTGCCGGTCAGCCACACGATGCAGTGGCACATCGTCTTTAGCCTCTTCAACGCACTCTCCAAGAAAACAATGTAA
- the LOC125759217 gene encoding uncharacterized protein LOC125759217, producing the protein MDDHKRELVAMERHNIIREMSVEEIILAFPVFREESSLLGEFRVLWNTDIVDCFEKGIKKLFLVLMNCGTSEEIQAISEPDNDILLVVLNSIARRCGEELDSILVKGNALPTPCLVTSDYKNIDMFVNGSRLFAASSLLGGLCALFASFWLLQLEYSQCGQGIMTFLEHAFLDFDYTTPQGKCKRFINLYRRVTAVDSRR; encoded by the exons ATGGATGATCACAAGCGAGAGCTGGTTGCAATGGAGAGGCACAATATTATCCGTGAAATGTCAGTGGAGGAAATTATTTTGGCATTTCCCGTCTTCAGGGAAGAGTCATCT CTGCTTGGGGAGTTCAGGGTCCTCTGGAACACCGACATCGTTGACTGCTTCGAGAAGGGCATCAAGAAGCTGTTCCTCGTGCTAATGAACTGCGGCACGAGCGAAGAGATTCAGGCAATTTCTGAGCCGGACAACG ATATTCTTCTTGTGGTGTTGAACTCCATTGCCAGGAGATGCGGGGAGGAGCTGGATTCCATCTTGGTCAAG GGCAACGCGCTGCCAACGCCCTGCCTTGTCACGTCTGACTACAAAAACATCGATATGTTCGTCAATGGTTCCCGTCTGTTTGCTGCGTCCTCCCTGCTCGGAGGCCTCTGCGCGTTGTTCGCATCCTTCTGGCTCCTCCAGTTGGAGTACTCCCAGTGCGGGCAGGGCATCATGACGTTCCTGGAGCACGCATTTCTTGACTTCGACTACACCACACCACAGGGCAAATGCAAGAGGTTCATCAACTTGTACAGGAGAGTAACAGCCGTTGACTCTCGTCGATGA